Genomic window (Amaranthus tricolor cultivar Red isolate AtriRed21 chromosome 7, ASM2621246v1, whole genome shotgun sequence):
CAGGTCAATTAACTCTTATTAAGAGTGTGTCAAATAGCCTTCCGATTAAGGTGGTTGTTCAAAAGATTATCTCCTTGCAACGAAATTTCTTTTGGGGAGGGGGTAGTTGCGAGAAATCTATGGCAATGGTTAAATGGTCTTTTATTGAGCTCCCAAAGGCATTATAGGGGTCTATGGGTTGGGAATCTTATGTTCAAGAATCTTGCCCTTCCCTTTTGGTGGTGGTGGAGATTTTCTCAGGATAATGCGTCGTTGTAGGAAAGGATAGTCTCTTCTATGCATCATATTAAAGATGTTGTGGCTTCAGAGGAAGGATTTCGTAGTGCTAAGTTTGGGGTGTGAGCACAGTTGATTAAGTCTAATGAGGAGACGTGTTTAGTTAGAAACATTGTTCGTGAGGGTATGCTTTCTAAGATGGGGGAGGGTGACAGATTTCTTTTCTAGTGTGATATATGGTGTACTCCAGTGTTGTTGCAGTCTCTTTTTCGAGGCTTTATGCGCTCTCTAGGCAAAAAGATTCTTCTGTTATGCATATGGGTCAATAGGTGCATAGGCGATGGGTTTAAAGTTTTGTTTGGTGTCAGGCTCTTTTTGTAGTGGAGGAAAAGGATGTCTGTTTTTTGATTGCTTGTATTGAAACATCTATACCTTGTGTGTCTGGTAGAAATTTTGTGTCTTGGCGGTGGTCTAAAGATGAGATGTATTCTACATAGAACTTGTTAAAAAATCTTTAGGTTGCGTGTGATTTTGTCTTACATGCTTTTATTGCCAAGTTTATATGGGGTAATAAAGCTCCCCCACAAGCTCAATTATCTGTGTGGCTTGGGTGTTTGGGGAGGCTTAACACATGCTCTATTCTATTAGCTTTCAAAATTATTGACCACAATCTCAAGCCTTATGCCCTTTTTATTGTGTGGGGAGGAAACCATGGATCACGTATTTCTAACTTGTTCGATTTCGTTGTTTGTTTAGATGAGTGTTTTGGAGTGGTAGGGCATCCAAGGGGTTCCCCAAGGGATTTGCAGAGTGTTATTTGCGGGTGGCAGGGGCTCATGCATACGAAATCTTTAGTCGGGTTGTGGAATACTATTGTATTTTGTGTTGTTTTGTGACTTTAGTATGAGCGTAATAAGGTGAAATTTGAGCAGACATTTCCCTCTAAGGACCATATGATTCTGATGGTGAAGATTCAGGTTAGTGTATGGGCGCATGAACTATGGGGTGGCTGTCTTTTGTAGTCATGATGTTTTGTATATAATGCATGAATTGATCTGTTCTACATGATTTTGGGGTGTGTATGGCTGATTGTGTTCCTTTGGCGAGGTATGAGTTTTCTTTTTCTCTAGAGATTGTCTTCCAGTATGTCTTGGTTGTGTGTGTTTGCGTGTTGATTTGTGGGGTTTGCGTGTTTTCATTGGTGCTTTGTTGTATTTTTGTGGAAATAGTCTGTTGGTTGTTGTTTGTTGTGGGCTTTTATAAGCTGTTTTGGTAGTTTATCTTTGTTGGGGTTGGTGGTTGCTGCTGCCTGCCAAGCCTTTTGGTGTTGGTTGTTGTTGTGTGCGCTGGTTGTGCttgttgggggggggggggggggggggggggggggggtcttCTTTGAATGCTGCTGCCGTGGGCTGTGGTATGTGTTTTGTAGTTTCTGATTGGGGGTGTGCATCTACTGGATAGTGTGAGGTTTGGTGGTTTTTCTGTGCTGTTGTTGGGTTGTGGTGTTGGCTACTAAGTTGGTGACCTGCGGTGGGTGGCTTAGGTTCTGTGCTGGGGCTACTTCGACTGCTGTCTTGGTTGTAGGGGTTGGTTTTTTTCGTGGTGGTGTTTCGGTTATTTTATGTTGGGATAATGTTTTTGATGTCAttagttttttggttttggTGTTCTATTTGCGCATGAATTTTTTTTGTACGTGTCTTTTTAAAATGCTTtggaattttcaaaaaaaaaaattgttaaggGAGAGTCATAACATGTGGTCTAGCACTCTATGTTGAACCGATCAATTAgatattagaataataatatCACAAAAAGTATGATTATagttataataaaaaagaaaaaaaaagaaaatttctcATGTTAATCCTATGGTATTGGAATTTTCATGTGCTGaccaaagatttttttttaatccactCGGTAATCCCGACGTTTACTAAAAAAATGTTAGGGAACATTAATTCTTTAGTCTAATGTTGGTTGGTTGTACCCTTATGTATACTCAGctctttcttttattaatttttccatttttctcaatatgcaaattctaatatttttatttttttcccaaAACACAAACTCTAATTTTTCCAATTCGCCTTCTTCTATCAAATTGGAATTCCTCTTCAAACTCTTTTACTCCCAAATTGAGACTCCTTCTTCAATTTTGAATTAGAGCTAGGAAATATTTTGCATACCTCAAAGAATAGAAAATTGGGGTTGGAAAATGAAAGTCATTGTGGAATTAGGGTTAGGAAATTAGGAAAAATGTGATCTTTTGGATGATTTTCGATATATTAAATCTCACAAACATGGCTTCCTTACTAGTAGACAGTTCCCAAacgttttttaataaaaaaaaggtcaCATATGTTTAATTGGGTAAACCTCAGAGTTACCGCGTGGATTTCAAAAAATCTTTGATTACCATGGCCATCGATTAGCATGTGCAAAGCGGTCTACCACATAGGGCCTTATTATTAGAGGGGCCCTGAAAATCATTTTTATACTCACttgatttattatttcaatCACCGCGAACAGACGTATACTATTTCACACGAGAGTAAACAAGTaataaagaacaaaatattATTAGTGTAAGCAATGAAAAGATTTTATCATATActagtattttgatttttttattctttaaattGTAAGGGACTATAACAAATATTTGGCACAGGAGCACTAAAAATTTGCAAAACGAGTGATTATATCACGTGGAAAATCCAATATATCACAtggaatttcaaaaaaataatagaaagaaGTACCTGCCAACCAGCTTCGATACTATTAAGATCAGTGCCGTCAAAATCGCCCGAGAGAACCCAAATCTGAGAAAGGCTAAACTCATTGATTTTCTCAATGGAAGGATCCCACACGTTTATTGTTGCCTTCGCTCCATATATTTCACCCGATGTCGATGTATATGCTATTGCATGCtacatttatataaaatttatttatattacattattactacatttttttaaaatatttttcatttgtgaaAATTCAAACAAAGGCAGATtacaacaaaattatatttttcatccTGTCTTAATAAAATTCAAcaatttcttttaacatttattctcaattacttgctacataaatatgaaaatagtaCTCctaattaagtttttaattgtTAATGGGCACATCGCTCTCATAAATGacacacacaatatatatatatatatatatatatatatatatatatatatatatatatatatatatatatatatatatatatatatatatatatatatatatatatatatatatataaacatgacACCAATAAGCATAAGTTTAGTAATGTCTATTAAAATCTTTTGTGCATAAATTTTGTGCTACCTCACACATTGCTTTAAATTAAgggtaataatattaataatctaaagggttgtacataaaaattaataaatattttattattaattattttatttttaatgttagaGAGAATCTTAAatggaaattaaaaataattaatattttatgcaATTATTTTAACTAACCAAAAAAAGTAGTaattaataaagtataataaagtattttgtattttaaaagcaagaataataatagtatatcACATTTAAAATGACTAAATTCTTTCTTACTTATGGCCCTAATCCCTATATATCCTTCTCCTTGATTTAGTTACCATTGAAGAGAGTAACAAAAATTTTACTTAAAAgggaaattataaaatttaacttaagtaatattttttttaccatatagatatataaaaaaattatctgCATAAATAGTtaataagaattatttattttactttattatctTCTATGACTATAATTATTGGAATCGCTAGTAAAAATTAAACCCTTAGGTTGATCAAgtagaatatatatttttagctGATTTGTAGGTTTTTAGTTCAATATTATATTGTTCAATAACTATTTTCGCGATGCATTAAGAAATTCAGGTACCATTTAACTTCCAATATATATGAAGTACTACGTTgactgttttttaattttcacacAATAAAAATTGGctgaaatttaaataataacgAGACTgacaattaagaataatttggcaaaataatgtttaaaaataaaaaaaattactcattTTGAGGttcaataaaatttatttgCCAAACTAGTATTCattagaaaacaaaattaagCCAAACTATGATTCAGATTTGGATAGGTAGTTTTGCTTAATTGTTTTTCTATATGAACACTAATTTGAGAAATAAGTTTTATTAAACAGTAAAGTggatattttattctttttcaacACTAATTAGACAgatcattcaaaaattaaacCATAAATATATTTCTAAAACAGAATAAGattgctatatatatattaaactaaataTTAAAACTATATTTTATATGTGAACAAGAAGGAGCATGAAAAAACAATGCATTTAAGTTTCATGTCAAAAATAAATAGCATTCAATTATTGGGTCCATCTAAAAAATATGTATAACAAAACGAATTCAGGTTAGATAGAACCAACAAACAATAGTACCTTCCTTAAATCCCTCTTAATCTTGGCCTCTTACAAAAGTTAGAATAGACAGCCTTTTTCAGTTTTTCTATTACATTCTTTGAGGAAATAGAATTATGGATTATTATCAAGTGGTTatggatattttttttcattatttccatagaaaataaaaacagtTTTGGAGTATTATACATCTATAtgcacatttttatattttctagaGTCCACTATACCCAATATGTTTTAGCATATTCTAACTTTCTTATATAAGAATCATagattaatttatctttttcacaatttaaaaaggattttaaTTATCTccattataataacattaaattttattttttttttacctcgTGGAATTATATCcttatctaaaataaaataaaaaatcatccCTTTTAAACTCTGAGCCCACCAGAAAATTCCAAGGTAGTATATATTAATACTtcattttccttaattttattgATATGTTTACTTTTGcacattttttaatttgtaattttggttgttcatattttattttattactagaATTAAGGTTTTAGCATTGTTGATAGAAAaatctttaattatatatattttttagttttttatactttttttctATATGAAAGTTTTATATAAGAGAAGTGCGTGATTGGTTTAAAATCAGAAAGGTAATATGACTcttgatatttttataaaataatagcGTCAACAATCCAATGACATAAAGATTGAAATATCTGAAAAAATacatacaaaataattaacaatgacattaagaaatttttttaatagtacATGTATTGATCACTTGTCACATTGTTAAAGTTTCAAAAAATTGTAATcctatttaatttcaaataagaaaattttcatCCTTTAAATTTGCAAGAATTAAAGACATGCATTTCCACTCACATCCAACATTAGAGAGCAAAGAGCGGAATTAATAGTGCAATGAATTTGAGAATATAAAAGtttgagttttatttttatatagtgaTCTTATTCTTTCAgcctactatttaattaaaataattaatttaattgatatcatttttaatcaggaatttttattgattttgtcttttttatttcCGCTTGGTAATTAATATTACTAATTGGTGGAGAATTACAAGTGTCTTTTCCTAGAACAACACACAACTAACTTAAGTCAAAACTTGTTACATACTATTCCTTTTTTGTTAACTAAATTTTGTAACTAACTACTTTTCTTATTGTTAGTCACATAGAGTGCTTCTTTAGAAACATACTACTATTATACTCTACGTCATGTGTCATTTCAAAACACTATTTATCAAGAAAACAAACTTTTATTGGATTTCATAGAATTATGATCGCATGTTTACAACTAAAAAAATAGATGCAACTTCTTAGTAACAAAAGTACAATGATGCACATTTGAGATATATTCCCACGATCGCATTAAATCAAtagtatttttcattttggttcgttctatttaatttgcattattttttttggacaataatctattattttcttttaatctcattcttacagttcaattttcttttaattttatctacataatttattctctctttatttattatcactttCTTAAAATTATCCTCTTTCTCTTAAATGCAAATGTGAGATTGATCGATTGTGAGATTTTTGGTTCATCCTATTCCTCAATCAACATCATCATGTCATCATcataaaacattttttaaaataaatttcataatATGTTATGCACTACTTTTACATCATGATTAAACCAACGATGACATACATCTTGACACCAATGAGTATAAATAtaacataatcataaattttgTATACTCCATTATTCATCCATAAGGGAAAGGATTACTCATGGATATAATGTACGTACTTTACTTTTGCCTTTTAAATTGAGATCTCAAACAATCAAATTATAGATCATTTTACACAAATTTCAGGCCATTTACACGATACTCATAATTAATTTTGCTTCAAGTCTTTTTTGTGTCAAGTACGTAGAAAAACCACTTATacactttaatttgttaaagttAGAAAATCAAATACATATCAATGTCGAATATGAGCATACGAGTCCAAATATCTCATTATTTatgaatattatattaataaattgattaattaaagaaataatgggctaagaaaataaaataatagaataaaTTAGGAAAATACCTCATGGCCATTGCCAGTGACAACATCAGGAGCATCAATAGTTCTCGCTAAAGGAAGTGATTTGGGGCGTTTCTTTCCAAAATCATACAAAGATTTAGCCCTCAGCACATCATGCACTGTACTTCGCCGCACTGGAATAGTACCCTTTGGACACCTTGTTCCATTTAAATGCCACATTTGCCATTCTATTTCTTTACCCTTTTTCTCAATATTTCCTACTTTTGCTTCAtctattttaaccatttttagtTTTGGCCTCTCTGGTTGCTCTTTCTGTcacattaaaaatttattaagaataataaaatatatacaattctctatttttattttttaattgaatatttACTGTTTTGTTAATAACTACATTTATCCCTTTATTGTGAGATTACATATGAGAGAAGTGTACCAATTAAAAAATCGAGAgtcataattaattaagtattttagctatatcattttatttactttattgtttatattaatattatatatagtcaTTAAATCATAACATTCATAGGTATGtccaattttataattatagttTTGTACTTAAATCCACATTATTAATAGTCATATATCTATGTACAATACTAATACTTCCATAAATTATTCTTGTTGGAGGGATTAACGTTTTAGAAagtacatttttattttaacaaaataaaatatattaaaatagaaAGATATATGgtaatattttcttaatttaaatatatataatcaaaataagtaatctctaatataatattttacgCCCTTTATTTGAGTTTGCACCATATTATTCTAAAATAGAAAGTTTATAAAGTGACACAAGATTCAAGAACATAGTTGTATATGAAGaacataattaaattatgaGCTGAAAGTAAGGcagttgtaaattttttttaaaaaaagttgaatTCACGAGAAAGAAAGACCCTTTTTGAGGGCGGGGGGGTTCATATTTACAAACCTGAATCTTGTGATTCTTCAATAGCGGATGATCAAAAGCTGCTTGTTTCTTTCTATGAACACAATCTATTATATCTCCATCAGGGCTCTGAAAGGTCAAAATTGTCAGAACATTtagacaaacaaacaaaaaaagaaaaaagaagattctcaaattttattttattaaactcAAAGATACCAACAAAGTATTGTTTTACTTGAAATTATATGAAGTTGAAAATTAAAGGAATTTGATACAAACCTGGATGGTAAAGACAGAAGGCTTATTAATGTTGTCAATATGCTTCTCAATCCTTTCAAGTCTTAACTTGCTAACTTGTCTATATCTTGTGTAATTTAATcccaaaacaaattttaaatttcccaaaaatagaattaataataatattacaaaCATATAAACgggaaaattaaaagaaaatctcTTTTTCCTCCCACAAAAAATACCCATTTTCTTCTATCCTTGTTTTGTGAGATGTTGAGTATATCACATTCTCATTCAATATGAAAATAAGTTGGAAATCTCTTTctagaataataaataataacaataataataataataataataataataataataataatgtttgatGTAAAGAAGGTGGGTGGGTGCAAATTAAAAGAGAGAATTCGAAGCGAATAACTCCTAAATTGAAGAACACAGAAAGTTGTAGAAGTATTAATGTTGATGGGTTTGATGAAGGAAAAGGACAGAGTTTAGCAGAGATAATGATTGTGAAAAATCTGCTACATTTGCATTGGAGTCATATACTTagtttccaaaattaaaatctCTCTGTAAACAAAAATAATCCATTTTCTTTTTGGATTTGAATTTGTATGAACAATTAAGTGGGGTTAAATGAAATACACACCAACAAATAAAGAATAAGAGGGAAATGTGACTTCAAAGGCAAATAAAATACAAGTAATATTTAAAGGAGATAATGAAAGAATGCAAGTAAATGGAGGAGAGGAGACCTACCCAAAGTCATAACTGTACACCCACCTAATTAAATAATCTTCCCCACTTGAATACTTACCTTTATAATGATTTTATCTATCCATCTGCCAACATACTGTGTTCAAGAAATAGCatttacttttctttttcttcaaacaccaccatcatcaagtACTTGTGTTTTTTACTTCATTTGCTTTAATAAAACTATACTATCATATGCTTTCTTTAATgttattgtattttttattttcaagatttaagattatattttaattaccttttaatattgagttcattCTTATTTCTTAAGaggaattataaaatataacgTGAAAATGTAAAactattaattgttatttgatcaagtataatatatatatatatatatatatatatatatatatatatatatatatatatatatatatatatatatatatatatatatatatattagacgAATTATGAAGATAAAAtctatttgattaatttaattgGTAATAGCGTTTAGCTAGAAAACAACTATGACCATATCTAATAATATTAGTATACTACTATTAAAATTGAGTTATCTTATGAGGTCATAC
Coding sequences:
- the LOC130817610 gene encoding uncharacterized protein LOC130817610; protein product: MGIFCGRKKRFSFNFPVYMFVILLLILFLGNLKFVLGLNYTRYRQVSKLRLERIEKHIDNINKPSVFTIQSPDGDIIDCVHRKKQAAFDHPLLKNHKIQKEQPERPKLKMVKIDEAKVGNIEKKGKEIEWQMWHLNGTRCPKGTIPVRRSTVHDVLRAKSLYDFGKKRPKSLPLARTIDAPDVVTGNGHEHAIAYTSTSGEIYGAKATINVWDPSIEKINEFSLSQIWVLSGDFDGTDLNSIEAGWQVSPELYGDSRPRLFTYWTSDSYQATGCYNLLCAGFVQMNSRIAIGAAISPVSSFSSNQYDITILIWKDPKLGNWWMSFGDGTLVGYWPAELFTHLTNHATMVEWGGEVVNTRANGLHTSTQMGSGYFAEDGFGKASYFRNLEIVDSDNSLSSAQDIQTLAENVNCYDIKSSYDNDWGQHFYYGGPGRNPKCQ